In Halobacterium noricense, the genomic stretch ACCCACATGTTGAGCGTGAACATCGCTTCCGCGAGCGGCGACATCGTCGGCCCCGTGATGCCCGAGGAGAGCCCGACGTTGCCCTGCGCGCTAGCGACCTCGAAGAGCGCGTCGGCGTACCCGAACTCCGGCCCGACGAGGTTCACGAGGACGATGCTGGTGGCGGCGAGCACGAGCAGCCACAGCAGCGAGACGATGGCCGCCTCGCTGAACTCGCGTTCCATCGACTCGCGGTCGAGCGTCCGGTCGCCGATACGGGCGGTGACGACGGCGTTCTTCGGCAGGAACACGCGGGAGAACTGCCAGATAATGCCGCGGGCAATCGTGTATCCGCGGATGATCTTGATGCCGCCGACGGTCGACCCGGCTGCGCCGCCGAGGACCATCGCGCCGACGACCATCACTTTCGCGCCGGCCAGCCAGCGGCCGATGGGCGCGGACTGGAACCCGGTACAGCTCAGCGCGCTCACCCACTGGAACGTGGAGTCGCGGACGGCGTCCAGTTGCGCCGCGTCGAGCGACGGCACGGAGAACGGGATAAACGACTGCGTCGCGAACGCACCCGACGTGGACGGAACGGACAGCACGTTCTGCGCGGAGAGGACGGCGACCCCGAGCGTCAGCAGGACGAACAGCCAGCGTGTCTGGAGGTCCGAGACGAGTTCGCTGACCTTCCGGTCCCGGAGCACGACGTAGTGGACCGGGAACGCGATGGCCCCGATAATCATAATCGGGAGGAGGACCATCTCGACGAGCGGCGAGTTGTAGGTCGCAATCGAGTTGTCCGTCACGGAGAACCCGCCGGTCGTGAGCCCCGTCATCGCGTGGTTGAGCGCCTGCCACGCGACCGCCCAGAGCTCCAGCGACTGGGCGTACTCGCTGTCGCTGTAGCGAATCGCGCCGAACAGCAGGACGAACGACAGCACGGTGTAGCCGACGACGAGCTTCCAGACCGTGCGGACGGTGGAGACGACGCTCGGGTGGATCTTCTCCTCGCGGGCCTCGCTCTGGTAGAGCGCGTAACTCCCGCTGCCGGGCCGGGAGAGAATCGAGACGGTGAGGACGATGACGCCGACGCCGCCGACCCACTGGATGAACGATCGCCACCACTGAATCGCCCGCGGGAGCGACGGCTCGTGAATCGCCATCGTGAGGCCGCTGCCCGTCCACCCGCTCATGCTCTCGAAGAACGCGTGCAGGGGGTCACGGAAGTACGCGAGACTGGACAGCGTCGTCGTGCCGGCGACGCCGATCGGCTCCCACGTGCTCGTGTCGGTGGCCGCCGGGACGAACGCCTCCATGGCGGCCGGCGGCGTCAGCCACGCCGTCAGGAAGAACGGGAGCGCGCCGAACGCTGCGACCATCAGCCACCCGCCGGCGGCGATGACCATCCCGTGTTTCATCTTCGGGTTCGGCGCGTCCGCGAACGCGCGGTTCGCCGCGCCGCCGACGGCGGCCGTCACGCCCCCCGCGAGGAAGATTGCGAGGGCGGCGTAGTACTCCCGGAATCCGAGCGCGACGAGCGACGTAATCGCCATCAGGCCGGCCTCCATCAACACCAGCGACCCGACGTCGCGGGCGATGATTCGCAGGTCCGTCGGGAGCACGCCGCCGTTCTTCCGGGACATGCTACGAGTGGTCTTCCGTGTGGCCGAAGACGTCGGTTACCTCGGGCGTCGCGCCCTTGCTGGAGTAGACCGTGAGGAGGTCGCCGGCCTCGATGCGGGTGTTCCCGCGGGGCGTTATCGGTTCGCCCTCGCCGTCGCGCTCGATGGCGACGACGAGCAACTCGCCTTCGAGCAGCCCCGCCTCGTCGGCCTCCCGCAGCGTCTTCCCCGTGATCGGGGCGTCCCGTTCGACGGTAATCTCGAACACCTCGGCCTCCTCGCCGATGCGCATGAAGTCGACGATGGACGGCCGCTTGACCGCCCGATAGAGGTACTCCGCGATGAGGTGCTGGGGGTTCTGCATCGTGTTCACGCCGATCTGGCGGAACAGGTTCATGTGCTCGGGGTCGTGGACGACGGAGACGACGTCCGGGACCTCCAGTTCCTGCGCAAGCAGACACACCATCACGTTCGTAGCGTCCTGGTCGGTCGTCGAAATCAGGGCGTCCGCGCGGTCCGCGCCGGCGTCCTCCAGGGTCTCCTTCGACGTCGCGTCGTCGTTGATGACCAGACAGTCGTACTCGCCCGAAATCCGCTCCGCGCGCTCCTCGTCGCGCTCGATGACCACGACCTCGTTGCCACCGTTCGTGGCAATCTCGGTGAGGGGGTCGCCGATGTCACCCGCGCCGACGATGACGATGTACATTAGCGACACGCTTCAGGGCCGACAACTGAAAGGCTGTCGCTCTATCTGACAATCCGGCATACACGCCTCGGCAGCGGTTACGCACTCTCTGGACGGTGCGAGGGCGTGAAAATCCGTCGAGTGCCGTGGTCCGACTTCGGGCGACGCGTCGCGGAGACAGTGGGGCTCGCGGGTCGCTTCGCTCGCGGCTCACGATGTTCGCCGCTCGGCATTCCGCGCTCTCCTCCGTCGAGCGCGCGCTCCCCGCTCGTGGTAACGTGGCTTCCCTTCGGTCAGCCACGCGCTCCGCAACCACTAAACGCGGCTCGCGCCTTCTTCCGGTAATGACCGACTGGACGGAGAAGTACCGCCCGTCGTCGCTGTCGGAGGTCCGCGGGAACAACAAGGCCCGCGACGCGCTCCGGGAGTGGGCGGACACGTGGGAGGACCACCGGGAGGCCGTCATCCTCTACGGGAGTCCGGGCGTCGGCAAGACGTCGGCAGCGCACGCGCTGGCGGCCGACGAGGGCTGGGACGTCGTGGAGTTGAACGCGTCCGACCAGCGAACCGCCTCGGTCGTCGAGCGCGTCGCCGGCGAGGCCGCGAAGTCCGGGACGCTGGCGGGCGGGACGGGGGGCCGCAAGCTCGTCGTGATGGACGAGGCGGACAACCTCCACGGGAACGTCGACCGCGGCGGCTCTGCGGCCATCACGGACCTCGTGAAGGAGTCCACGCAGCCCATCGTGCTCATCGCCAACGAGTACTACGACATGAGCAACACGCTGCGGAACGCCTGTCAGGACATCGAGTTCCGGGACGTCTCCAAGCGCTCCATCGTCCCCGTGCTCCGGGACATCTGCCGGCGCGAGGGCATCGACTACGACGAGGAGGCCCTAGAAGCCATCGCCGAACAGAACTCCGGGGACCTGCGGTCGGCGGTCAACGACCTGCAGGCGCTCGCGGAGACCGGGGAGACGCTCACCACCGACGACGTGGTGATGGGCGAGCGCGACCGCACCGAGGGCATCTTCGACTTCCTCGACGACCTCATCAAACAGCTCGGCGCGCAGGACGCGCTGGAAGCCGCCTACGACGTCGACGAGACGCCCGACGACCTCATCAACTGGGTCGAGGACAACGTGCCCAAGGACTACTACGGGGACGAGCTCGCGGACGCCTACGAGTTCCTCTCGAACGCGGACGTCTGGCTGGGGCGGGTGCGTGCGACGCAGAACTACTCCTACTGGCGGTACGCGACGGACAACATCGCGGCGGGCGTCGCGGCGTCGCGCCAGCACGACCACGGCGGGTGGACGCGCTACGGGCCGCCGTCGTACTGGCGGAAACTCGGGTCTTCGCGGGCGACCCGGAACAAGCGCGACTACGTCGCGCGCAAGGTCGCGGAGGTCAGCGGCTGCAGCATGTCGACGGCGCGCCGCAAAACCGTGCCGTTCCTCGCGACGATGACCCACCACTGCAAGAACCGGGAGTTGACGGTGGCGATGACGGCGGCGTACGACCTCGACGCCGAGCACGTCTCGTTCGTCACGGGCTCCGGGGAGACGACGAACAAGGTCCAGTCCATCGTCGAGGACGCCGAACAACTACGGTCGGAGCGCGCCGTCGAGCACTCCGGCGGGGCTTTCGAGGGCGAGGCGAGCTTCGACGAAGCGGACGAGTCCAGCGAGGAAGCAGCGGCAGACGAGGAAGCCGAGTACGAAGATGAGGACGAGCAGGACGAGGCGGAGAGCGACGACGACCAGGCGGGCCTGGACGACTTCTTCTGACTACTCCGTGGGGGAGCGTCCGCCCGCGGAGCCGCCGACGCCCGGAATCGCGACGCGCTTGCGGACCCACTCCATGGTGGTCGTCGCGGACAGCACGAGCAGGACGTAGACGACCGCCGCGAGCAGGAAGAGGTCGAGGAACCGGTAGTTCTCGTAGGCGGCGGTCTCGGCGGCGTGGTAGAGTTCGCTCACCGTGATGAACGACGCCAGCGAGGAGTACTTCGTGAGGTAGACGAGTTCGTTGGTCCACGACGGAATGGCGAACCGCAACGCCTGCGGGAGGACGACGTGGCGAATCCCCCGGAACTGGGAGAGGCCGATGGCGCGCGCGGCCGTCAACTGGCCGGGGTCGACGCCCTCGATGGACCCCCGGATGTACTCGGCCTGGTAGGCGGCGCTGTTGATGGTGAAGCCGACGACGGCGACCCACACGGCTTGCGCGGGGACGATGCCGCTGCCGACCAGCGGGACGGCGGCAATCCACCGCGAGAGCGGGAGCGCGTAGTACAGCACGAACAGCTGCGCGAGCAGCGGCGTCCCGCGGATGAGTTCGATGAACGCCAGCGCGACCCAGTGGGTGACGCGGCCGTAGACGCGGGCGGCCGCCAGCGGCACCGCCAGCACCAGCCCGAACACGATGCCGAGCGTCGTGAGCACGACGGTGAGCCACGCCCCCGCGGCGAGGTCCGGGAGGTAGACCATCGCGAACGAGACGGAGTCGAGCGCGCTCGCGACCCAGCCGACCGGCACGCCGAGGAGGCCCAGTCGGGCCGCAGTATCGCCGAGCGCGGTCGCGGCGTCGGCGACGGGCTGCGGGTCGAAGAACGGCTGGCCGGCGTCGACGAACACGCCGCCGAACCAGTCGTTGAGCAGGCGCGCACCGAACCACAACCAGAAGGCCGCGAGAATCCCGTCCCGGACGAGTCGCTGCGTGCTCCGGCTCATTGGCCGCCGTGGAGTTGGGTGAGGCGGCTGAGGAACGCCGCGGTGCGGTCCTTCTCGGGGTTCTCGAAGAGCTGTTCGGGCGGCCCCTGTTCGACGAGCTTGCCGCCGTCGAGGAACAACACGTCGGTCGCGGCCTGCTTGGCGAAGCCCATCTCGTGGGTGACCACGAGCATCGTCATCCCCTCCTCGGCGAGGTCGCGCATCACGGACAACACCTCGCCGATGAGTTCGGGGTCGAGCGCGGACGTCGGCTCGTCGAACAGCATCAGCTTGGGGTCCATCGCGAGCGCGCGGGCGATGCCGACGCGCTGCTGCTGCCCGCCCGACAGCTCGGCGGGGTAGGAGTTGGCTTGCTCGCGGAGCCCGACCTGTTCGAGCTGCCACGCGGCCTTCTCGACGGCCCGCCGGTCGCCGTAGTCGAGGACGTGCTTGAGGCCGAGCGTAACGTTTTCGAGGGCGGTGAGGTGCGCGAACAGGTTGAAGTCCTGGAACACCATCCCGACCTGTCGGCGCAGGTCGTCGGCGTCCATGTCGTAAATGGAGTCGCCGTCGAGGCGGATATCGCCCTCGTCGATGTCCGTGAGGCGGTTGACACAGCGGAGCATCGTCGACTTCCCGGAGCCGGAGGGGCCGACGAGCACCTTGACGTCTTGGCGCTCCATATCGAAGGAGATGCCTTCGAGGACGCGTTCCTCACCGTAGCTCTGGTAGACGTCGTCGACGTCGAGTAGTGGGTCAGACATTAGTGGTTACCTCCGGGAATCGCGACGCTGCTGTGGAGCACCTCGATGCCGCGGTTGACGGTGAACGTCAACACGAAGTAGATGAGCGACGCCGCCAGGAACACTTCGAGGGCGGCGGTCGTCTGGATGGAGAAGAGGTCGTAACTGCGCTTCAACAGCTCCGCGACGCCGATGGCGTACGCGATGCTGGTGTCCTTGAGGACGATGGTGAACTCGTTTTGGAAGCCGGGCACCGAGCGCCGCAGCGCCTGCGGCAACACGACGTGCCGGATGGCGTCGAGCTTCGAGAGCCCGACGGCGCGCGCGGCTTCCATCTGCCCGCCCTCGACGCTCTCGATGGCGCCGCGGAAGATTTGGCTCTGGTAGGCGGCCGAGCGCACGCCGAGCGCGAGCGTCGCCGCGAGGAATGCCGGCGAGATGCCGCCCGCGAAGTACGTCAGCGAGATGATGACGAGGATTGGCGTGCCACGGATGGCGACACCGAGCGGACGGACGACGCCCTTCGAGTACGTGCCGCCGTAGGCTTCGACGACGCCCGCGGGGAGGCCGAGCAGGAAGCCCAGCACCATGCTGAAGAACGTCAACTGGACGGCCAGTATCGTCCCGTCGACGAAGAACTGCCGCTGCCGCCAGACGAACTCCCAGTCGCCGAGTTCGGCTTGCAGTACGAGTTGCGTCGGGTCCATCGGCGTTATTCGCTAGCGAACCACTTTGCGGTGAGGTCTGCGTACGTGCCGTTGTCCCGGACGGTCTGCAGGCCCTCGTTGAGTGCGCTCTGGAGGCCGCTGTCGCCCTGGGGGACGCCGAAGCCGTACTGCTCGCCGGTTTCGATGGTGAACGAGACGACGACGTCGCGGTTCGAGACGAACGTCTCCGCGACGGGCGTGTCCACGATGACGGCGTCCGTGTTGCCGTTCGTGAGGTCCTCGACGGCTAGCACGTAGTTCTCGTAGGTGTTGGCCTGCGAGCTACTGATGGTGCCGTTCTCGACGAGAGAGTCCATCTGGGATTTGCCGGTGGTCCCGGACTGCGCGCCGACGGGGTGGTCGGCGAGGTCGGACTTGCTGGACGGGCGGAAGCTCCCGCCTTCGCGGACGAGCACCGCCTGGTTGGCGTCGTAGTAGGGGTCCGTGAAGTCGATGTTCTGGTCGCGCTCGTCGTTGATGGTCATCGCCGCCGCGATGACGTCGATGTTGCCGTTCTGGAGTGCAGTGGTGAGCTGGGTGAACTCCAGGTCTTCCCACTCGCCGAGTTCGTACTCCGTCTGTTCGACGACCGCCGACAGGAGGTCGACGTCGAAGCCCACGAGGTCGCCGGACTCGTTGACGAACTCGAATGGCGGGAAGCCCGACGCCGTGCCGGGGGTGATGGTGTTCGAGTCGCCGTTGCCGCCGGTGAGCTGCGAACAGCCCGCCAGCGACAGTGCGACGCCGGTACCGCCGACGCTCTTCAGGAACGTCCGCCGATTGAATTCAGACATACCAAACCGATGCACGGGGAGGGACTTAAATACAACCGAACCTGCACGACGTCGGCTACGGGGAGGCGGTAGCGCTCGCGCCGGTGGAGCGCACGGCGACGACGAACAGCGCGGCGACGAGCACGGTGAGCGCGTAGTAGATGAGGTGGACGGTCGGGGAGAACTGCACGACGCCGGTCCCGATGAGAATCTGGACGGTGACGGCGGCAATCGTGGCGACCATCGCCTGCGCGGCGCGGCGGTTGTCGCGGCGGCGCGCCCACACGAGCGCGGCGAGCGCGGCGGTGAACACGAGCAGTTCGAGCGCGTGGTGGATCAGTTGGACGCGCGTTCCGTACACCGCGAAGACGGTGTTCCGGGAGAACACCAGCGCGACCGGGAGCACCGCGAGGCCGGCCAGTGAGGCGGTTCGGACGCGCCCGAGGCCGTCGCCGACGAGTTCGCGCATCCGGAGCGTCGTGTAGCCGAGCGTCCCGAAGATGGCGAGCGCGGCGAGGTGGTGGACGGCCTGCGTGATGGGCATGTACCCCCACGGAACGAGGCCGCTGAACGTCACGGTCGTGCCGCCGAGAATCACCTGAATCGGCAGGAGGACCACGGCGAGCACGCCGCCGATTTTGACGTCGCGCTGGTCGAAGTCGCGCCACGCGACGGCACCGGTGCCGAGGATGAAGAAGCCGACGACCATCGCGAACCCGCGGTGGAACTGCTCGACGAAGTCGTGAATCTGGAGGCCCAGCGGGAGGAGTTGGCCGTTGCAGTCGGGCCACTGGAGCCCGCAGGTCGCGCCCGACCCGGAGACGGCGGTGTACTCGCCGACGAGGATGAGCGCGAACGTCAGCACAGTCGTCACGGCCGCGAGCTGGTAGGAGCGGCGGTCCATGGCTCGGATTTTTGGACGAGTGTACGTAGGCGTGTCGTATTGGGCGTGAGCGTGGTCGACCGCAGGGAGACCACGTTATAGCGAGCGGGGAGCGTAGCGACCCGCGAGCAGCGTGGTTCGGAGCGAGCGTGGTCGACCGCAGGGAGACCACGTTATAGCGAGCGGGGAGCGTAGCGACCCGCGAGCAGCGTGGTTCGGAGCGAGCGTGGTCGACCGCAGGGAGACCACGTTATAGCGAGCGGGGAGCGTAGCGACCCGCGAGCAGCGTGGTTCGGAGCGAGCGTGGTCGACCGCAGGGAGACCACGTTATAGCGAGCGGGGAGCGTAGCGACCCGCGAGCAGCGTGGTTCGGAGCGAGCGTGGTCGACCGCAGGGAGACCACGTTATAGCGAGCGGGGAGCGTAGCGACCCGCGAGCAGCGTGGTTCGGAGCGAGCGTGGTCGACCGCAGGGAGACCACGTTATAGCGAGCGGGGAGCGTAGCGACCCGCGAGCAGCGTGGTTCGGAGCGAGCGTGGTCGACCGCAGGGAGACCACGTTATAGCGAGCGGGGAGCGTAGCGACCCGCGAGCAGCGTGGTTCGGAGCGAGCGTGGTCGACCGCAGGGAGACCACGTTATAGCGAGCGGCGTGGCGCGAAACGTTATTTCGAGAGGACTGCGTCCCTGGAAGCCGACTCGTTTCGACGCGTGACGTAACAACATTCGACGCGTTGGGATAGGTTTTTGGCCGTCGGCGCGGCAGACAACGACATGGGATTAGACGAGGACTCTCTGGACTACCACGCCAGCGACCCGCCCGGGAAGATCGAGATTTCGACGACGAAGCCGACGAACACGCAGCGGGACCTCTCGCTGGCGTACTCGCCGGGCGTCGCGGCGCCGTGCCGACACATCGACGAGGACCCCGAGGACGCGTTCAAGTACACCGCGAAGGGGAACATGGTCGGCGTCGTGTCGAACGGCTCCGCGGTGCTCGGGCTCGGCGACATCGGCGCGCAGGCCTCGAAGCCCGTCATGGAGGGGAAGGGCGTGCTATTCAAGCGCTTCGCCGACATCGACGTCTTCGACGTCGAACTCGACCAGGAGAGCGCCGACGACATCATCGAGTCGGTGGCGGCGATGGAGCCGACGTTCGGCGGCATCAACCTCGAGGACATCAAAGCGCCGGAGTGCTTCGAAATCGAGACGCGGCTCCGCGAGGAGATGGACATCCCCGTCTTCCACGACGACCAGCACGGCACCGCCATCATCTCCGGCGCGGCGCTGCTGAACGCCGCGGAAATCGCGGACAAGGACCTCGAAGGCCTCGACGTCGTCTTCTCCGGGGCGGGCGCGTCGGCCATCGCCTCGGCGAAGTTCTACGTCTCGCTGGGCGTCCAGCGCGAGAACATCACGATGTGTGACTCCTCGGGCATCATCACCGAGGACCGCGACGTCAACGAGTTCAAGCAGGAGTTCGCCAGCCCCGGCGAGGGCGGCGACCTCGCGGACGCCATGGAGGGCGCGGACGTGTTCGTCGGCCTCTCCGTCGGCGGCATCGTCAGCCAGGAGATGGTCCAGTCGATGGCGGACAACCCCATCGTGTTCGCGATGGCGAACCCGGACCCCGAAATCGGCTACGAGGACGCCAAGGCCGCCCGCGACGACACAGTCATCATGGCGACCGGGCGCTCGGACTACCCGAACCAGGTGAACAACGTCCTCGGGTTCCCGTTCATCTTCCGCGGCGCGCTCGACGTCCGCGCGACGGACATCAACGAGGAGATGAAGGTCGCGTGCGCGGAAGCGCTCGCGGACCTCGCGAAACAGGACGTGCCCGACGCCGTCGTGAAGGCGTACGGCGACCAGCCGCTCCAGTTCGGCTCCGAGTACATCATCCCGAAGCCGCTGGACCCGCGCGTGCTCTTCGAGGTCGCGCCCACTATCGCGGAGGCCGCCATCGACTCCGGGGTCGCGCGCCGCGACCTCGACTTAGCGGAGTACCGCGAGGAACTGGAAGCCCGCCTCGGGAAGAGCCGGGAGATGATGCGCATCGTCCTCAACAAGGCCAAGAGCGACCCCAAGCGCGTCGCGCTCGGCGAGGGCGACGACGAGAAGATGATTCGCGCGGCCTACCAGATGGCCGAGGAGGGCATCGCCGAACCCGTGCTCATCGGCGACCGCGACACCATCAACGGCGTCGTCTCCGGGCTCGGCCTGGACTTCGACCCCGAAATCGTCGACCCCGACGAGGGCAGCCACGAGGCGTACGCCGAACGCCTCTACGAACTCCGCCAGCGCAAGGGCATCACGCGCAGCGAGGCCGAATCGCTCGTGAAGCGCGACCCGAACTACCTCGGGTCGACGATGGTCGAAGCCGGGGACGCTGACGCGCTCCTCACCGGCCTCACCCACCACTACCCGAGCGCGCTCCGCCCGCCGCTGCAGGTCGTCGGCACCGCGCCGGACGCCGACTACGTCGCCGGCGTCTACATGCTGACGTTCAAGAACCGCGTCATCTTCTGCGCGGACACCACGGTCAACCAGGACCCCGAGGCGGACGTGCTCGCAGAGGTCGCGGAACACACCGCCGAACTCGCGCGCCGGTTCAACGTCGACCCGCGCGTGGCGATGCTGTCGTACTCGAACTTCGGCAGCGTCGACAACGAAGGCACGCGCAAGCCCCGCGAGGCCGCGCGCATGCTCCGCGAGGACGGCGACGTCGAGTTCCCCGTCGACGGCGAGATGCAGGCCGACAGCGCGGTCGTCGAGGACATCCTCGAAGGCACCTACGAGTTCTCCGAACTGAACGACCCCGCGAACGTGCTCATCTTCCCGAACCTCGAAGCCGGGAACATCGGCTACAAGCTCCTCCAGCGCCTCGGCGGCGCGGACGCCATCGGCCCGATGCTGGTCGGGATGGACGAGCCCGTCCACGTCCTCCAGCGGGGCGACGAAGTCAAGGACATCGTGAACCTCGCGGCCGTCGCCGTGGTGGACGCCCAGCAGGAAGACTAAACGCTAGCGTGCTCGGCGGAGCGAAGTGAGCACTCGGGCCGACGACTGAACGGAGTCGTTCGAGAGAGCGAAGCTCTCTCGTGATGACGAGAGGCGCCAGCGGCGTCTCTCGAACCACGCAGCGAAGTGAAGGAGGAGTGCTTTTTCCGCAAGTTTTGCGAGCCGAGCGGGACCGGAGGTCCCGCTGTAAACGGGCGCGCAGCGCCCGTGAGCAGATGAGGCGCGCGGAGCGCGCGCCACGCAGCGCAAAAAGTGCGTTAGTCGCTGGCCCGGCGGTCGCTGCGCGAGGGTGGCGGCACCTGCGAGTCGCCGGTGTCGCGCTCGGGGAGCAGACAGCGCGCGGGCTCGTCGTTGACGTGGCCGTACTGCTCGGGTTCGTTCGCGAGCACGTGCGCGGGGTTGGTGTTGCTGTCCAACTGGGCGGCCCGCACCTCCTCGAAGCCGACGACGCGCGCACGGATGCCACGCCAGTGGTGGTCGGCGGTCGCGGGCGGTGAGAACTCCTTGATGGGGCGGTAGTCGTGGGCGCGCGCCGCGAGCGCCGCGGTGTTGACGTCGCCCGCGAGGTCGTTGTGGTCGACCAGCACGCCGATGCGCGCGTCCCGCGGCGCGCGCGCCGCGAGCACATCCAGCCCGAGGTGGAGCGCGCGGTACTCGGCGACGTTGTTGTTCGGGGCTTCGTCCGGCACCGCGAAGCGGGCGACCCGCTCGCCGTCCCGCGTTTCGACGATGACGCCGAGCCCGCTGCCGTCGCGCGAGTACGAACCGTCGGTCGCGACGTAGAAGTCCCGCCGGTGGGACTGTGGGGGGTGCGCGATGTGCGGCGTCGGCGAGTCGTCGAACAGGTCTCGGAGTTTCGACCGGCCCACGATGGCCATACGCTACGTAGCGAGCGCCACAACTTAAGCGGTCCGCCGGTCGACATCGCGGGCTGGCGTGCCCCCGAGGGGATCTGTCGTGGCAGGGTAGCCACGCCGCGTTTTGTTCACTGTATTGAACAGTTCATTCATGCCTACCGTACGCCGAGTCGCTACCAAACACTCATTCGTGTAGATTCAGAAACACTACTTATGGCAAAAGCTAACGGGACGGTCGAAGGGGGTGATTCCGACGACACGTTCCGACGGGCGACGGAGGCGGTCAAACGCCGGGCCGGCGACGCCCTCCGCATCGTCTTCCGGTACGAGCCCGACTCCGTGGACGTCCGGTACGTCGACGACTGCCGCCTCGACGAAGACCTGCTGCCGCGCCTCCAGCGCCTCCAGGAGCGCGCGCTCGAACTCGGCGACGCCACGGCGAGCACCGAAATCGACGCCCACGGAGAGGTCGAGACCGTTCTCGCCGTCCACGAGGACGCCGTCGTCCTCTACTTGCTCGTCGCGCCCGACGAGGGACTGGTCGCTGTCCACGGCCGAACGGGGGAGCCGCTGGGCGGCGACCTGCTCTGACCGCACCGCATCCAAAGCGATAGGTGGCGTGGTTGCGAGGACTCCCGTATGCAGGCACGCGACCTGATGACCGAAGCCGTCGAGACCGTCCACGAGGACGACGCGGTCAGCGACGTCCTCCAGCAGCTCGCTCGACGCGACTTCACGGGGTTCCCCGTCGTGGACGACGACGACCGGCTCGTCGGCGTCGTCACCCAGCGCGACTTCGTGGAGCTGTTCCAGCCCAAAGACCACACCGTCTGGATTCCCATCGGGCTGCCGCCGTTCCTCGAGACGCTCGACTACGGCATCGACCTCTCGTGGAACGAACTGGAGACCGAACTGGACCTCGCGAAGAACGCCGGCAAGCCGGTCAAGAAGATCATGACGCCGGACGTGCTCACGGTCGGCCCCGACGCCGACGTCGACGACGTGCTCGCCATCCTCGCGGCGGACGAGCGCGACGTCAACCGCGTCCCCGTCGTCGAGGACGACGTCGTGGTCGGTATCGTCACCCGGCAGGACGTGCTGCGCGCGCTCCACGACGAGCGCAACCAGTAGCCGGCGGCGGCAAAACGGGTACGGCTCCGAAAGCGTAAACGTCGCGCCGCTCGGAGAGTCGACGTGACCAACTACCGGAACGCCGGACTGTTTCTCGCGCTCGCAGCGGCCTGGGGGTCGGCGTTCGTCGCCATCAAGGCGGGCCTCGACGCCGGCTTCGAGCCCGTGCTGTTCGCGGCCGTCCGCTACGACGTCGCGGGCGTGCTGATGCTCGCGTACGCGGCGTACGCCGCCGACGACTGGCTCCCACAGTCGCGCGCGGACTGGACCGTCGTCGGCATCGCCGCCGTCTTCCTCATCGCCGCCTACCACGCCTTCCTCTTCGTCGGCGAACAACAGACCACGAGCGCCGTCGCCGCCGTCGTCGTCAGCCTCAGTCCCGTGCTCACGACCGGGTTCGCGCGGGCGTTCCTCCCCTCGGAACGCCTCTCGCTCGGCGGCATCGTCGGCCTGCTGCTCGGACTGGTCGGCGTCGCCGTGCTCTCGAACCCCGACCCGTCGAACCTCCTCGGCGGGAGCACCGTCGGCGTCCTCCTCGTGTTCGCGGCGTCGA encodes the following:
- a CDS encoding potassium transporter TrkG, with product MSRKNGGVLPTDLRIIARDVGSLVLMEAGLMAITSLVALGFREYYAALAIFLAGGVTAAVGGAANRAFADAPNPKMKHGMVIAAGGWLMVAAFGALPFFLTAWLTPPAAMEAFVPAATDTSTWEPIGVAGTTTLSSLAYFRDPLHAFFESMSGWTGSGLTMAIHEPSLPRAIQWWRSFIQWVGGVGVIVLTVSILSRPGSGSYALYQSEAREEKIHPSVVSTVRTVWKLVVGYTVLSFVLLFGAIRYSDSEYAQSLELWAVAWQALNHAMTGLTTGGFSVTDNSIATYNSPLVEMVLLPIMIIGAIAFPVHYVVLRDRKVSELVSDLQTRWLFVLLTLGVAVLSAQNVLSVPSTSGAFATQSFIPFSVPSLDAAQLDAVRDSTFQWVSALSCTGFQSAPIGRWLAGAKVMVVGAMVLGGAAGSTVGGIKIIRGYTIARGIIWQFSRVFLPKNAVVTARIGDRTLDRESMEREFSEAAIVSLLWLLVLAATSIVLVNLVGPEFGYADALFEVASAQGNVGLSSGITGPTMSPLAEAMFTLNMWVGRLEIIPVLVFVRAGLSGLNP
- a CDS encoding potassium channel family protein, which produces MYIVIVGAGDIGDPLTEIATNGGNEVVVIERDEERAERISGEYDCLVINDDATSKETLEDAGADRADALISTTDQDATNVMVCLLAQELEVPDVVSVVHDPEHMNLFRQIGVNTMQNPQHLIAEYLYRAVKRPSIVDFMRIGEEAEVFEITVERDAPITGKTLREADEAGLLEGELLVVAIERDGEGEPITPRGNTRIEAGDLLTVYSSKGATPEVTDVFGHTEDHS
- a CDS encoding replication factor C large subunit, with product MTDWTEKYRPSSLSEVRGNNKARDALREWADTWEDHREAVILYGSPGVGKTSAAHALAADEGWDVVELNASDQRTASVVERVAGEAAKSGTLAGGTGGRKLVVMDEADNLHGNVDRGGSAAITDLVKESTQPIVLIANEYYDMSNTLRNACQDIEFRDVSKRSIVPVLRDICRREGIDYDEEALEAIAEQNSGDLRSAVNDLQALAETGETLTTDDVVMGERDRTEGIFDFLDDLIKQLGAQDALEAAYDVDETPDDLINWVEDNVPKDYYGDELADAYEFLSNADVWLGRVRATQNYSYWRYATDNIAAGVAASRQHDHGGWTRYGPPSYWRKLGSSRATRNKRDYVARKVAEVSGCSMSTARRKTVPFLATMTHHCKNRELTVAMTAAYDLDAEHVSFVTGSGETTNKVQSIVEDAEQLRSERAVEHSGGAFEGEASFDEADESSEEAAADEEAEYEDEDEQDEAESDDDQAGLDDFF
- a CDS encoding amino acid ABC transporter permease; this encodes MSRSTQRLVRDGILAAFWLWFGARLLNDWFGGVFVDAGQPFFDPQPVADAATALGDTAARLGLLGVPVGWVASALDSVSFAMVYLPDLAAGAWLTVVLTTLGIVFGLVLAVPLAAARVYGRVTHWVALAFIELIRGTPLLAQLFVLYYALPLSRWIAAVPLVGSGIVPAQAVWVAVVGFTINSAAYQAEYIRGSIEGVDPGQLTAARAIGLSQFRGIRHVVLPQALRFAIPSWTNELVYLTKYSSLASFITVSELYHAAETAAYENYRFLDLFLLAAVVYVLLVLSATTTMEWVRKRVAIPGVGGSAGGRSPTE
- a CDS encoding amino acid ABC transporter ATP-binding protein; translation: MSDPLLDVDDVYQSYGEERVLEGISFDMERQDVKVLVGPSGSGKSTMLRCVNRLTDIDEGDIRLDGDSIYDMDADDLRRQVGMVFQDFNLFAHLTALENVTLGLKHVLDYGDRRAVEKAAWQLEQVGLREQANSYPAELSGGQQQRVGIARALAMDPKLMLFDEPTSALDPELIGEVLSVMRDLAEEGMTMLVVTHEMGFAKQAATDVLFLDGGKLVEQGPPEQLFENPEKDRTAAFLSRLTQLHGGQ
- a CDS encoding amino acid ABC transporter permease, with the translated sequence MDPTQLVLQAELGDWEFVWRQRQFFVDGTILAVQLTFFSMVLGFLLGLPAGVVEAYGGTYSKGVVRPLGVAIRGTPILVIISLTYFAGGISPAFLAATLALGVRSAAYQSQIFRGAIESVEGGQMEAARAVGLSKLDAIRHVVLPQALRRSVPGFQNEFTIVLKDTSIAYAIGVAELLKRSYDLFSIQTTAALEVFLAASLIYFVLTFTVNRGIEVLHSSVAIPGGNH